Proteins co-encoded in one Perca flavescens isolate YP-PL-M2 chromosome 11, PFLA_1.0, whole genome shotgun sequence genomic window:
- the twist2 gene encoding twist-related protein 2, whose protein sequence is MEEGSSSPVSPVDSLVTSEEELDRRQKRFAGKRRQSKKSSEDSSGGSSPGPVKRVKKASPSSNQSYEELQNQRVLANVRERQRTQSLNEAFASLRKIIPTLPSDKLSKIQTLKLASRYIDFLCQVLQSDEMDNKMSSCSYVAHERLSYAFSVWRMEGAWSMSASH, encoded by the coding sequence ATGGAAGAGGGCTCCAGTTCTCCGGTCTCCCCAGTGGATAGTCTGGTGACCAGCGAGGAGGAGCTGGACAGAAGGCAGAAACGCTTCGCGGGGAAGAGGAGACAAAGCAAAAAGTCCAGCGAGGACAGCAGCGGCGGCAGCAGCCCGGGTCCGGTTAAACGGGTTAAAAAGGCGAGTCCGAGCAGCAATCAGTCGTACGAGGAGCTGCAGAACCAGCGGGTCCTGGCCAACGTCCGGGAGAGGCAACGGACTCAGTCTCTGAACGAGGCCTTTGCGTCTTTGCGCAAAATTATCCCCACGCTGCCCTCGGACAAACTCAGCAAGATACAGACGCTGAAGCTCGCCTCCAGATACATTGATTTTCTCTGTCAGGTGCTGCAGAGCGACGAGATGGACAACAAGATGTCCAGCTGCAGCTACGTTGCGCACGAAAGACTCAGTTACGCATTCTCCGTGTGGAGGATGGAGGGCGCTTGGTCTATGTCAGCATCACACTAG